The DNA window GCGAGGGCAGATATTGGACTTCTATCGTACAGGATTGACGGGATCTTGAGGGCATGTCGCTGGCATTTCTCGCCAATATCCAGGCATGTTTCAATCATCATCTGCAGGGTGCGCTCGACAATCCTCTGGATCTTCCAATCATCTATATAGGCTTTTGGAGATATGGATGCGTATTCCCCTATCTGTTTGAGATATTCATCCAAAACGGAGAGCTTTTTCAATATGAGAGGTTTGTCAACCATGCAGGTACCGTCGTTCCAATATGCGGTGTTCCATTTTGGAGAAATCCATGTAGGCCCGCATGGTCTGTGATTCGAAGCGGTGACGGGTAAAAGGGAGGTTGTCGGCCAGGATCAGCCTATTCCGGATTACCCTGGCCCTGAGGCTTTCCGAGGCGGTGTTCAAAAGGATGAGGTCGATATTGTCCGTGCGCAAGATATCGATCAAATCCCCGAGAATTTCTATCCTCTTCTCCGAAAAAGGTCCTTCGGTCAGATAGATGGCGATATCGATATCGCTCAGTGGGCCGCCAGTTCCCCTGGCCTTGCTTCCAAAGAGATAGGCAAAGGCCACGTCGTTTCTTTCTGTGAAATAGTTTTTGACCGCAGCCATCTCCTCGGGCAACATCTGAGGGGGGGCTGTTCGGTTTTTTCCTTGTATGATCATTGTCATGTTCGTTTCGTCGGTTAAAGATTCACCGCAGAGGCGCGGAGAACGCAAACAGACCTGGGATATTTCGGTTGTAACTGATTGCCGATAAACGATGAATATGCTCAGCGACTTCTTTGCCACGAATGACCAGGCCATGTTGTGGGAATGGTCGGCGCGTCAACATCAGTATATGTCATCACATGATGATCATGTCTAATTGCCTTGGATGGGCGACCTTGTGACGTAACCAATCGTATCGGGAACCATCGCATACTGCAAGGTTTGGTTCGGCTTTTCGTAACCAGAGAAGGCGGTATGCACCTGAACCAGTTTGCCCAGCTCCGCCCCGTGGCTTACAGCGGGCTTCAGGCTGTAACCATTTAAATTATAATCTAATTTTGCCCGACACCAGCGTCGAAGATGTCCCGAATATAATGTCCGGGTTGGTTTAATCTGCTGGTTTCCCGGGTGTTCCTTTGGCCTCCCAGATGAGGACGAGGGGTTTTTCCGTGAGACGGGGGAGCAATTCCTCAAACTCGTCTCTTTTTAAGACGAGGGACCGGA is part of the Deltaproteobacteria bacterium genome and encodes:
- a CDS encoding DUF86 domain-containing protein, producing the protein MVDKPLILKKLSVLDEYLKQIGEYASISPKAYIDDWKIQRIVERTLQMMIETCLDIGEKCQRHALKIPSILYDRSPISALAHMKTSHSVHNSAE
- a CDS encoding nucleotidyltransferase domain-containing protein, with amino-acid sequence MTMIIQGKNRTAPPQMLPEEMAAVKNYFTERNDVAFAYLFGSKARGTGGPLSDIDIAIYLTEGPFSEKRIEILGDLIDILRTDNIDLILLNTASESLRARVIRNRLILADNLPFTRHRFESQTMRAYMDFSKMEHRILERRYLHG